The following proteins are co-located in the Arctopsyche grandis isolate Sample6627 chromosome 3, ASM5162203v2, whole genome shotgun sequence genome:
- the LOC143923160 gene encoding PSME3-interacting protein isoform X1, which produces MSSGFVSEVELAEARRRRQQQWELVRQPDQPEEAPEETFDPRPLYQRLEEQKNKKDAEFEEAHKLKNMIRGLDDDEVGFLELVEQSKASVARQISLEEQREMKEFRERVSTVQDSVERERLQQISSVRQPINKKSSTSNTRSMLQGVIVKKRKVSETDSDKNDQPPAKNGNVLPNGDTNNHRNGHSAKEVQANPVSIVNNSKEIANIPVMSGRQCIAILPGIGPYKDSSDSECSDDSDDDHRCLPHYDLLGRKQEIKQKEEKS; this is translated from the exons ATGAGCTCAGGGTTTGTATCGGAAGTGGAGCTGGCTGAGGCTCGGCGTCGTCGCCAACAGCAATGGGAACTCGTCAGGCAGCCTGATCAGCCCGAAG AGGCTCCCGAAGAAACGTTCGACCCGAGGCCATTATATCAAAGGTTAGAAGAGCAAAAGAATAAAAAGGATGCCGAATTTGAAGAAGCACACAAACTCA AGAATATGATTCGCGGATTAGACGACGATGAAGTAGGATTTTTGGAATTAGTCGAACAAAGTAAAGCGTCCGTCGCGCGGCAAATTTCATTAGAGGAGCAACGAGAAATGAAAGAGTTTCG AGAGCGAGTCAGCACAGTCCAGGACTCCGTGGAGAGGGAACGGCTTCAACAAATAAGTAGTGTAAGACAaccgataaataaaaaatcctcTACGAGTAATACAAGATCAATGTTGCAAGGA GTAATTGTAAAGAAACGAAAAGTCAGTGAGACCGATTCCGATAAAAATGATCAGCCGCCTGCTAAAAACGGGAATGTTTTACCAAACGGCGATACGAACAACCACAGAAACGGTCACTCTGCAAAAGAAGT TCAAGCTAACCCAGTTAGCATAGTAAACAATTCGAAAGAAATTGCCAACATTCCTGTTATGAGTGGCAGACAATGTATAGCAATACTACCAGGAATCGGCCCGTATAAAGACTCCAGCGATTCTGAGTGTTCCGACGATAGTGACGAT GATCATCGATGCCTACCTCATTACGATCTTTTAGGAAGAAAACAAGAAATTAAGCAAAAAGAGGAAAAAAGCTAA
- the LOC143923160 gene encoding PSME3-interacting protein isoform X2 encodes MSSGFVSEVELAEARRRRQQQWELVRQPDQPEEAPEETFDPRPLYQRLEEQKNKKDAEFEEAHKLKNMIRGLDDDEVGFLELVEQSKASVARQISLEEQREMKEFRERVSTVQDSVERERLQQISSVRQPINKKSSTSNTRSMLQGVIVKKRKVSETDSDKNDQPPAKNGNVLPNGDTNNHRNGHSAKEVQANPVSIVNNSKEIANIPVMSGRQCIAILPGIGPYKDSSDSECSDDSDDVN; translated from the exons ATGAGCTCAGGGTTTGTATCGGAAGTGGAGCTGGCTGAGGCTCGGCGTCGTCGCCAACAGCAATGGGAACTCGTCAGGCAGCCTGATCAGCCCGAAG AGGCTCCCGAAGAAACGTTCGACCCGAGGCCATTATATCAAAGGTTAGAAGAGCAAAAGAATAAAAAGGATGCCGAATTTGAAGAAGCACACAAACTCA AGAATATGATTCGCGGATTAGACGACGATGAAGTAGGATTTTTGGAATTAGTCGAACAAAGTAAAGCGTCCGTCGCGCGGCAAATTTCATTAGAGGAGCAACGAGAAATGAAAGAGTTTCG AGAGCGAGTCAGCACAGTCCAGGACTCCGTGGAGAGGGAACGGCTTCAACAAATAAGTAGTGTAAGACAaccgataaataaaaaatcctcTACGAGTAATACAAGATCAATGTTGCAAGGA GTAATTGTAAAGAAACGAAAAGTCAGTGAGACCGATTCCGATAAAAATGATCAGCCGCCTGCTAAAAACGGGAATGTTTTACCAAACGGCGATACGAACAACCACAGAAACGGTCACTCTGCAAAAGAAGT TCAAGCTAACCCAGTTAGCATAGTAAACAATTCGAAAGAAATTGCCAACATTCCTGTTATGAGTGGCAGACAATGTATAGCAATACTACCAGGAATCGGCCCGTATAAAGACTCCAGCGATTCTGAGTGTTCCGACGATAGTGACGATGTAAATTGA
- the Gmppa gene encoding GDP-mannose pyrophosphorylase A — translation MLKAVILIGGPNKGTRFRPLSLDVPKPLFPVAGLPLIQHHIEACVQLRECREILLIGSYQAAQLQHFITDMQKEYNIVIRYLQEFTALGTAGGMYHFRDQIRAGGPAAFFVLNGDVCADFPLKQLYDFHVERGPQALVTIMSTEATRQQSLNYGCMVISRPQFTVDHYVEKPNSYISSVINCGVYVCSMDIFQVMAGVFNRKQNDIYSNGCNGLERDDGYIAWEQEILAPLAGTNKLFAMQITNWWSQVKTAGSAIFANRHYLGLYRTNKPERLAPLSNENGDSCTIMPDVYIHSTARVHKTAVIGPNVSIGPGVVVAEGVRLKESIVLANASINQHALVMHSIIGQDSVVGAWSRVEGTPSDPDPNKPFAKMDNPSLFNTDGRLNPSITILGCNVIVPSEIIVLNSIVLPHKNLSRSFKHEIIL, via the exons ATGTTGAAAGCTGTCATTTTAATCGGGGGACCCAACAAgg GTACCCGATTCAGACCTTTATCTTTGGATGTACCGAAGCCACTTTTCCCAGTAGCTGGACTGCCATTAATTCAACATCACATAGAAGCATGTGTTCAATTACGAGAATGCAGGGAAATACTGTTGATTGGATCATATCAAGCTGCACAATTGCAACACTTCATAACGGACATGCAAAAAGAATATAATATCGTCATCAG atatcTACAAGAATTCACAGCTCTCGGTACAGCCGGTGGAATGTATCATTTCCGAGATCAGATCAGAGCCGGAGGACCTGCTGCCTTTTTTGTACTCAATGGTGATGTTTGTGCCGATTTTCCCTTGAAACAACTCTACGACTTTCATGTCGAAAGAGGACCTCAGGCTTTG GTCACCATCATGAGCACCGAAGCTACTCGACAGCAGTCTCTTAACTATGGCTGCATGGTTATATCTCGTCCTCAGTTTACAGTTGATCACTATGTGGAGAAGCCGAATAGCTATATTTCCTCGGTCATCAACTGCGGAGTATATGTGTGTTCGATGGatatatttcaagtgatggCTGGAGTTTTCAATAGGAAACAGAATGATATTTATAGCAA TGGATGTAATGGTTTAGAAAGAGACGACGGCTACATTGCATGGGAACAAGAGATTCTAGCTCCTTTAGCCGGTACTAATAAGCTTTTTGCAATGCAG ATAACAAATTGGTGGTCACAAGTAAAAACAGCCGGTTCGGCGATATTCGCCAACAGGCACTATTTAGGTCTTTACAGAACAAACAAACCGGAGCGTTTAGCTCCATTATCTAACGAAAATGGCGACTCTTGTACAATTATGCCCGATGTGTATATTCATTCAACGGCTCGAGTGCATAAAACTGCCGTT ATTGGACCGAACGTCTCTATCGGACCTGGTGTCGTTGTTGCTGAAGGTGTACGTCTGAAAGAGTCTATAGTATTAGCTAATGCATCGATCAATCAGCATGCATTGGTCATGCACTCTATAA TCGGACAAGATTCTGTAGTGGGTGCGTGGAGTAGAGTCGAAGGTACTCCTTCGGATCCTGATCCCAATAAACCGTTTGCGAAAATGGACAATCCTTCATTGTTTAATACTGACGGTCGTTTAAATCCATCCATTACCATTTTAG GATGTAACGTCATCGTGCCGTCAGAAATTATCGTATTGAATTCAATAGTGTTGCCACACAAAAATTTATCAAGGAGTTTCAagcatgaaataattttatag